attccctctaactaactgtgcttccgtccagatatacagagctgtagggagtgtatcatgcccgttccattgctgcattgaacacgataatgaattaacaACAAATAATCTCATCGTATCTAACTGTttggaagaatataatgaaccgaagtacttactggtaaaccattattaagggccCTTCCAACGGGCAATCGTtgccaacaccaaacctagagtaggtaggagcaacccccaaggttcgcatgtcctgaggtgcgacggtaggcaacgcatagctgtcgatacgtccatgccaggactgtgcTGCCTCAGCTAtaccccgctatgttctcccacggctggtaaagtatgtcaaggaagatccagctgatggtgttgcccgagacgcctgggaagaggaaagcaccaagaaagtgccagagccacactcaagcgaacctatcgatctgtgcctcctcagctcgtgggtccaagtactcaaagcgctctgtgatccaggacgacgaaacaccggaacttttcctgtaattaatcaaagaaaatgagacccgatgccagctgtaaagcaatgcaagtattaaataggcttgaattactcacttatttttcttagaagcatcgtcgtccggtggaagaaaatcAGTAAACttagccaccagctccctccagtgatcgttgtcaactatccctgttaCTGAAAGTCCTCCCAACCGAAGGCATAAAATaaccttcacgtcctgcaacgtcaaggtcatctcgccacaaggtaagtggaacgtgtgggtctcaggcctccacctgttataagaatagaacgactgttagttgcctccaatttgttacaagaaagtttacgtacaaagaatgcactcacacctgtctacagctgcagtaaatAGTGCTGGATCAAGgagcggaagaccgtggttgacaacacggacaagctcgaggaagccggcacgccgtatgtatggcgtataacgctcgtcccactaatacgccctggtgtgagtgcggggcctcaaatgaggcaaggacacctctgcgtcgttgttactcaagatgtgtgctcggtgctggtcgtcgtacttcaCCTCCAGaatagggtacaacgggtgctgcgtgggaggagccatcttattacaaattgataaacaaagcgttagagtattcaaattaacattagtaAATTCACagacaaattcactaacctaactagcctaaatctctaaacccaaattcctaactatactagataataaatacataatcaatccatataaaactttgatTCTAAAATTATAAGTAATCTCtccatctcaaaataaatacacatcttacttctcgagtagtcaaatatgtttaagtttgatcaaaactaaaaaaatgatatcaatatttctatctcctaataagtttattacgaaagtatactcTATGCTTAATATAATAGTACCTATTATGTATCGTAAATATTAGTAcgttattatataaatttggtcaaagacactaatagtagataaaaaatactaactatactacataataaaaaaatatgaaatcgagaggaaGGTACCTTAGGAGTGGGCGGTCTTgatgcgccggcgttcgtggcgcggccggctaggGCGTTGCGCGGCGTGGACGAGCGGCCGAGGCCGagcgggcgcgggcgcgtgcggccgcaggcagggcggtggcggcggttggcggcggcggcggcggcatttgGGCGTtgggcgggcgggcagggcaggggtgcgtgcgggcgCGCGGGCTCGCGCGCGGTATATAtctggtcctgccgcgccacgtcagcgcccccctcggccggcccgcgccacgtcagccctgagtcgcgccaccatgcatagcgcggcacagacatttggccacgtcagggcaataggcgcggcaaaaaatattagtttaaaaaaacccgttagatttaaaattatattttaaaaagggttaaaattaaaaaaaaaatccccgGCCGCACCCTCCCTCGCGAGTCGCGACGCCGCCGCTGATCGTAACAGCCAGCGGGTGGCATCGCATTCACATGCGCCCGCAACTGTAGCCGACCCGGCAGGACGCGCTCACCTGAGGCCGCCCCATGCGCCATGCCCTGCTCCCGTTGCTCCAGACTATTTACCGTACTGTACCGGCTGATGAGATGAGATCGGCGCCCGGTACAAGATTCACCTGCCGAGCCGAGCCATTTTTCTTCTGCTCCGTCTTGTCCGGGCATGGCAGTTGGCAGCTAGCTGTATGCAGTGGCCGGCTGCATAGTTTAACCGGATCCCAGCAGGCAGCAGCCATCCAGATTCCAGAGGCGAGCGAGGCCGGTCACGGTCAGATTGCATCTCGATCGCCTGGTGAATTCAGTCAGGATCACAGATCTAACCGCCTAGCTGATCGCGTTCGCTTATCTGTTCCTTTCCTACCTCCCGGCCAGTTGCTCGCTAACAGTCACCCTGTTctgcactacttcagcagtagcATAAGCATCAGCGGGTGTTTAGTTCGAACTACTAAATTTTAGTAAttactaaacggtttagtcacttttagtaactccagagttactagagatgACTAAAGTTCTTTTAATAGCTTTTAGTCATAATGTTTGGTTAAAAAATTATTAAAGTGACTAAAatctactaaatttagtagctactagacgaaccaaacatgccctaagttTGAGTCAGGTAGCACGTAGTAGTGGTATTTGCCGAGCATCGCTGTTTCATAGATGCCTTTGCTCGGTGAAAGCAAACTTGTCACATTGAATTTGCAGATCACCGCGTGCACGTGGTTAGTACGTGAGAGCGAGATGCCATGAGCTTTAGGGAGGAGTTTAAAGATCGACGAGGACGGACGTGGGTGGTTTCTGGTTTGGACgagaactactccctccatcccgtaATATTTGCATCTCTAGGTTTGGGCGTGCAAACCAAGGTGTACGTGAAATTACGAAAATACCCTTGCAAATATCAGCCGCGATACTTCCTTCAGTGACCCGTCCCACCACTCCCTCGCGCTCTCGCACAGCTCTGTTTCTCTTTCCGCCCGCGTTGCCGTGGCTCCCGCCGGCTAGAGCTGAGCCCCCGCATCGAGCGCTAGTTGCGCCTTGCTTGTGTCGGCGTCCATCTCCACGCCATGTCCCCATTCCCGCGCGGCGTCAGGGACGAGCTCGTGTAGCCCGTGGCTGCCGGGGCCGGGGCTCCACCGGCCGGAACTGAGCCCGCGTGCCAATCGTCGATCGAGCCCAACTTCACTAGGCCTGGATTCCGTTGCGGGGCTTCATGAGAGCGCCGCCCAAGCGTTGGATCCAGGTATGCATGCGCAGGGAGGAAGATGAGCAGGTGCAGCGGCAACGACGGCCATGCGGAATAAGGCTGGGAAGATAACAGTTCGCAGAGTCCACGGGGACGGAGGGATAAGGCTGGGCGTCCATTTTCATTTTTTAATGACAAATCGTTCAGTGGCTAGTGGGAACGAGTGGACAAGAAGCGTTGGAATGACTGTTTCATGTTTTTTTAATCGCCTCTGCCACGTTCCAAGATTCGAGGTTACTGCTGCACTGCTATGCCACGTTCAGGCCTATGCGAACCGATTATTTCGGGAAATTTTTTGAAGTGCAAATGTGCACTTAaactaggacggagggagtacacgaCAGGGATCGACGTGATGTGACTGTTTTATTTTAGGAACGTGCAGTGCCCACGTACTCCTATCTCCCCTTGAGAATCGATTTGGTCACGATCAGAGCCTATTCGCTTGcttgtatacgatcgtggattataagtagGAATAATAATTTTCTCTCGTATTAAACTagccagtagtaaataatccacgatcgtttacgatgaaGCGAACATGCTGAATATTTAGGACCGGATCCtgccaaaaaataaaaataaaaatcaatGGCTAAATCCGATCCTGTTATTCAGATTCTTTAGTTTTCCTCAGTTTGGACCTCTTCTTGCTTTGAAATTTCAAATGCACACTAAATTCTTCTTCCCCTCAAGTCAACTTAGTTTCTTATTTCGACACAGGTATCGGATTCGAGGAATTGCTGACGGTATTTTCTTCCACACTTTAAGAAAATTAGAATTTTACCTATAAGAAgatcttttttttatatataatatatcAATTGGACTCACCACTTATGGTTTGTATCTCTGGTGCACTACCACTACGCTACGCGCATATTCTCAATCgatattttgacttttttattttaaaatacCAAACAAGGTGTTTACTGGCCGTCACCATTATCTCTCTTCCCCTCGCTCCCTTTCTCGACTCCCTCTCCTTCCTTAGCAAAAACAAGCACTAGCAATGCCCGTCCTCCCTCCCCATCAAGTGTCGTCCTCTCATCTCCATTTATATCTAGCTTTTTAGTGCGCTCTCTTGTTAAGTGATCTTTACTACTGAGTCCTAGGTCTATTGTCGATCATCCCTTAAAGTTCCTATAGTTTCGGTCATCTACATGGTGCCAATCCTACCTCATGCAATCGCTGATGTACACCAAGACCAATCAGATATTACTAATCTCAACCCTAAGCCATAGCCCTAAATCCTCTGATCAAAATCTCAACTTCTtttatatatagtatatatacaCTTGCACTACACGTATTTATAAAATGTTGGCAACCTATAGTTTAAGAATCGATAGATCACGAAACACTTAGGTATCATTCACAATGGAGGAATAATAATAGTGTAAGCACCGATTTAGTTTGGTCTCGAGAAGGTCTATATGGAGCTGCAATGACCTTAGCTGACACCGCACCTAGATTGCCTTCATCCAAGACTATGTCACGCTAGATGCCACGTTGTTCATCTTACATCTTTCTTAGCATCACAATAGGTGCACACAAAAAAGGCGCTCATTTAAACTAAACCAAAATCCAATCAATTTTTCATATGAGATTAATCATTTATTGCACCTAACATTTATCATGGGACTTAGAATTCGTTTGATTTAGTTAAAATGAGACGGACTAATCCAGGTGACCGAACACCAAGTTATATGTTTAATTACAATGTATAAACATGTTTGCTAGTTAAAGAATggaaagaaaataaaagataagaCCTGCGTGGACAGGTGGGGAATTTCTTTTTTACTTTTCTAGTAAAATAGACTTTTATATGCAAATTACAAAAAAaacatcttcttctttttttgaggAACAAATTACAAAAACATCTTGTATGTGCTAAGATGTCATCTTCCGGCGAAGTCATATATCTCCGTTGCCTAATTCGCAAAAAGAAAGAGCATATCCCCGATGCCTTTTGAAATTAAGGCGCGCGCGCAGATCTAGCAGAAGTCATACGCATGTGCATGTTCTTGCTCCGTAGCACATTGGCGATCAAGCCGATCATTTATTAATTCAACTGAAGGTTTGGTTTGGATGGAACCATCCGTGCGAGCTCTGAATGCACACGCTGTTGCTTGCTCCGTAGCACGTCCCCCTCAAGGCTCGTTACGCAGCAGCACTGCACGTTGCGAGCGACCGCTTGCAGTACCAGCAGCGCCATGAATCCCCTTGCAGTGCACCGTTAGAGCAGAGACCCAACGTTCGCCGAATGCCGCCGCATAAATGCAGGGGATTTCGGTGGCAACTCCTACCCGACTGCGGACGGACGAACGGACTGGTTCACCATCAGGGAAATCACCGCGGTATTTTGCATGCTAGTGCTTTGAATCACGCGCACCCGCGGCGTGATCCCTGGGCCGTTGGGCGTAGAAAGGTGGAAGGAACCGCGATTGATCGCCGTCACGCAAACGTGTACGAAGCGCACGGGCGTCACCCATGTGACGGACGGAGACGCTACCGGATTTCCTCCCTTCCTCCGCTTCTTCCAGAAGACCGGGACGGACGGAACGGATGGACGGCCCTAGCTTCTAGCAGCCGGCGTTCGACGCAGAGGAGGGGAAGACCGAGCAGCGAACACGTAGCAACTAGCAACGGCGTCGAGGATCGGCGCGGCTCATTGCACAATTGGGCACGAGACTTTTTCCGGCTCTGACCGGGACATCCGCCACCGGGGACCGAAAGCGCGAACGCCAACacccggcggtggtggcagccgCACGCGGCGACCGTGCCACTGCCACTACCACGGGTCCGGTGGTCAACCGCCAACGTGACATCCACCACGGCACAAGCACAACACACGCCGCGACCCCTCGCCTATCCGTCCCTTGCGCGCGCACCGCGAGCCGAGTCGAACCCCTCGCCTCCGTCCCACGGTGGCCGGTCTAGATAGCCAAAGCCCGCCACGCCCTGAGCCCCTGACGACGCCCCAGCTCGAGAAAGGCGTGCGCATGCCGTCTATGGCGCCTCCGCTATAAGGAGGAGAAGCAAGCGCGAGGCCAGCAAAAAGCGTCGCGGGGCCACGACCACGACCCTATTTTGGCCCGCCCGCCTCCAGCTTATACGCCGCGCCGGGGAGGTCGCTCGCTGCTCCCTCCGGCTCACCTTCCTTcccttgtctccctctctctctctctcccccgtcCCACCCGCTCCGCCGCCTCTCCCACCTGCCCCACAACCAAGGCCCTCTGCAGTCTGCACGGCGCCGGTTGTGCATGGGCGGCGGGCGCGCCGGGACGACGCCGACGACCGCGCcgccatgaccaccaccaccaccacggcgcCGGCGGCGACCATGAACGTTGCCACGGTCGCGCAGCTCTGCGCGGGGCCACGGCGGCGcaagccggcggcggcggaggcaggGGATCGGGTCGACCTGCGATGGGCGCGCCTGctccgcctcgccgtcgtcaccaggGTGCTCCGCCTCGTGCGCGACCAGCTGCTCGCCTGCTcctcctgcggcggcggcgggggcggcgccgccgccgccggccgcggccGGTACCGCCGCCTCGGCCCGCCCGCCGCCGGTCCCGTGCTGTCACCGGTCGACAGGGACGACGACtgcgccgccgacgccgacgccgacgccgcggcCCCTCGCGACGCAGCTGACGACGTCGATAACGTCGTTAGCCTCAAGGTCAGCCTGCTCGGCGACTGCCAGATTGGCAAGACCAGCTTCATGGTAATCATCAATCGGTTAACCTCTCGCCGCTCTTGTTCTCTTCTCATCCTTAATTAATCTCAATATACTTATCTAATCGCCATCATTCTACCTACTGTTACTGTTAGTAATAACTTAATCCGGATATGCTCTGTACTGTACCCTCGACGCGTCTTCCTTCGTCGTCGTCATGTCGTTGATGTTCTGTTGACTTGTCTTAATTCCTTGCTGTGTGATATTGACGGTGGATTTGGTTTGGTTTGGTTCAACTCAACAGAACCGCTAGAATCTATTGCCCACATACAACTACTATATTTCGTTCTTCCTTCCTGTCATCGTCCAATTCCTTAACCACCGTGCAAATCTGAGCAAGAAACCATAAAAGCATCGTCACTGTAAGTTTAATCTTCTCGTGGACGTTCGTCCATCTGCAGGTTAAGTATGTGGGAGATGACAGGGAGGAGCAGAACGGCTTGCAGATGACGGGCCTGAATCTCATGGACAAGACGATGGCTGTCAGGGGGGCTAGGATTGCCTACAGCATCTGGGATGTGGCAGGTAACCCTCAGGCACCATTGAATCAGCAATTCTGTATCTGTTCCCTGGTTGCTTGGCTCAGATGCCAGATTCCCAACCTttcttgatgattttttttttcaacaaATGGTTGATGATTTCATTTTCATTCGCCTGTGAAATGGACGCAGGAGACCACCAGTCCGTCGACCACATCCCAATCGCGTGCAAGGACGCCGTGGCGATCCTGTACATGTTCGATCTCACGAGCCGCTGCACGCTTAATAAGTTAGTGTCTAGATCGAATCCAAACAGCTAAAATCCAGAATTACACAGCAAATTCTTATTTGGTGCTCATTACTGTCTTCGTTTGGTTGATGCAGCATTGTAGATTGGTACGAGAGGGCGAGGAAATGGAATAAGGTTGGTGCATTCCTCTGTGCTGAACATTTCGTGCACATCTCGCGTTTTCTTTCTGTAGCCCCTGATGTTATAGCTGAACATATAGAAAAACTATTACAAATTGCTGCAAACAGTCAGTGGCGGATGGGATGCCGCTCACTCTCCTGCAGATAACTGTTTGGAACAATTTGATAACTCTGAGATTTGCTCGCACGCTTTTAGTAGTATTGAAGATGAATAGTACTAGTGTGCATTGTGCTTGGAGCTTGATATTGTTACTGAACAGTGCTTTTAATTTTTACCCCCCTTCTGGCAGACGGCTATTCCAATCCTAATCGGGACAAAGTTTGATGACTTTGCTCAGCTTCCTCTTGAAATGCAATGGGCCATCGTTAACCAGGTGAGCAGGGCATTTTACAATACTGGTTCGTTCTGATCCAAATTTTATTCTTGGTAGCTTTGTTTCTTGGATATGGGGTCTTCAGCGTCTCCGATGTAGTTTATCTGGTGCTGGCATAGAAAGATGAGAAATTGCCTTGGTTGTGACGAGGGGAGCAGTGGTTGCACATGCCTGTTTCATCTGAAAAAGTGCAATTCAACAAAGGCCTGAAAATTAAACTCACGTGAGATATAAAAAAACTACCATAACCCATCACCAGGCAACTGTTCTTGAACTAGGTGCAACATTTTGGGCTTCTTTCCATGATGCTCCACAGCCACGAACCCTatattctagtgcgattacatccacAAACACAGTGTCGGTTGGGTGCTCGTGTGACAGGAATCGAAAGGCGATAGCACTGTAGAACCCAAAACAGAACTTGAATCGAGTACAGCGGACAAGTAAAGACTGCTCTGAGCAGAGAGTACTCGCCTACTTATGCACATTGAAGCAAGTGGGCCTTGGTGTTTATCGGAGCCATTAGCCATAGTGAACCACTAGTAGTTGTAGGCCCAAACCACGTCTTATGTAGATAGACGAAAACTGTAGCGGTCAAGTGTGTTAGAAAAAACTTGGCAGTTGGGCATGCATGGTCAGGTCTCCATTTTCCTGTCCATTTGCCAAGCACCACAGCCCACACGTCGGAATTGGAGTGTACGTCAATCTTGTTTGTGGGCCTTGGTCTACAGGATGTAGATTGATGGTCACTCGTCACCGGACATGCTAAAAAGAATCGACGGCTACGTTGCATGTGGCTGAGAAAAGGGAGGGAGGTTCCAGGGATTTATTTGGCTGTGCTGAACTGCTGTTAAGAAGTTTAAGCTGCATTTCTGTCAGTAGCACTGAAAGATCAGAAGTTCAGTCTTGCATCTAGGCTAGAGTTGTTACTTTGTACATGTACTACAGCACTACAGCTGCAGAGTGTAGTATTGTGAAGTCCCATTCCTATCGAAAACAATGTGTGCGTGTTGATTGCTAAAAGTGATTTGTGTGTTCCCAACAGGCCAGAGCATACGCAAGAGCGATGAAGGCGACCCTCTTCTTCTCGAGCGCGACGCACAACATCAACGTGAACAAGATCTTCAAGTTCATCACGGCCAAGCTCTTCAACCTGCCGTGGACGGTGGAGCGCAACCTCACCATCGGCGAGCCCATCATAGACTTCTGACGACCTTCCTCCTCTAACTAAGTAATTAGGCAGCACACACGACACGACGACCCTTGGTATCATTCATGGGTTGACAGGGTCGTCGTCTCTTCCTCTTGCCCTGTGTGAGTCGCCGGAGCAATTGAAGTGACCGAGCATGCCCGTCGTCCTCTTCCTCCTGATGGCCGGCTGCAGCAGGCAAGATGGCCCTTTGTACATAGGTGACGGTTCCGCGTGCGCGCGGGAGCGTCGTCAAATGGGAAAACCGCGAGGTGTGACTGTAATGTAACACCCCGTCTGTAACATTCGCCAGAGTGTATAGGAATCCATGTCAATATACCCTCCGTTTCCATTGACAAGACATGGGCGGGCTGCTGCCTGCCGGTGCAGGGCTTCAGCCGTTCCACCTCTTCGGCTCGCCCGACGTAGCTGCATGCGTCTTGAGCTGTGCAGTTCAGGTTCGTGTAGTTGGTCTCGTCGCCGTTGAAGGTAGTGGACTGCCAGTCCGCTTCGCCATCTTAATTTGGAGTTCTGGACGCAACACTAGAAGCAAAACTGCTTCAGCAGCAACAATAAACCCGAAAGAACAGCAACAGAAAACGAAATGCATCTGTGAGTTATTTGCATGTCGAGTCAATTTATGCTACTCCATCACAAGTTATTTCCT
Above is a genomic segment from Miscanthus floridulus cultivar M001 chromosome 3, ASM1932011v1, whole genome shotgun sequence containing:
- the LOC136546850 gene encoding septum-promoting GTP-binding protein 1 codes for the protein MTTTTTTAPAATMNVATVAQLCAGPRRRKPAAAEAGDRVDLRWARLLRLAVVTRVLRLVRDQLLACSSCGGGGGGAAAAGRGRYRRLGPPAAGPVLSPVDRDDDCAADADADAAAPRDAADDVDNVVSLKVSLLGDCQIGKTSFMVKYVGDDREEQNGLQMTGLNLMDKTMAVRGARIAYSIWDVAGDHQSVDHIPIACKDAVAILYMFDLTSRCTLNNIVDWYERARKWNKTAIPILIGTKFDDFAQLPLEMQWAIVNQARAYARAMKATLFFSSATHNINVNKIFKFITAKLFNLPWTVERNLTIGEPIIDF